A DNA window from Haliovirga abyssi contains the following coding sequences:
- the pheT gene encoding phenylalanine--tRNA ligase subunit beta, giving the protein MSVRTIHEGVKIKNIRVLNREKEIAQEYLIIIGRNTMLISLEWLSQYIDINENIMELENALTMIGQEVEAIEEQGKFLDNVVVGKIVELTKHPDSEKLTYCKVDVGDKILPIICGAKNHKNGDKVAVAKVGAILPGEFKIKKAKIRGVESEGMLCSEKELGLSESHEGIMILEENAKVGENLKEHLKENDIVFELEITPNRPDCLSHIGIARELGAYYGRKVKYPEIKIEENSEKASDYIDVDIVDSEKCKRYAACVIKDVKIGESPNWLKKRLNAIGIRSINNVVDVSNYILMEYGHPIHAFDYDKIEGKKIVVRAANENEKIVTLDNVERELDSSMLVIADTKKAVAIAGVMGGLNSEITNETKDLLIEIAYFKPENIRKTSKKLGLASDASYRYERGIDIEDTETVAKRAAQLIQSVAGGEIVQGIVDKYIEKPETKEIMLNINKLSKFLGKDIEKSRIVEILKNLELEVEDLGDDLKVIPTSFRGDLERAADLYEEVLRIYGFENIQSIMPTENIKPGKIDSNIALAMKYKKYLSEIGLQEVINYSFIPEAGLNKIYNEAETVKIKNPINEDMAILRPTLAYSFLTNIKDNLNRNISDLKIFEVSKLFFKSEEKLPIETLKFGVALSGKNNKNLWDAKPNNYDFYDLKGYVESFFEILNFKNYTLKRSESKMFHPGRSVDLYVGRDLIGSYGEIHINVLENMGIKERVYIAEFDIEKIEKYSKKKTGYKKIVKYPAIQRDLAIVAPEDVLVGDLLKVIEKGGKIVEKVELFDVYKGEQVEKGFKSIAISVTFRSETDTLKDEEVDKVLKKILGNIEKRFNGKLRS; this is encoded by the coding sequence ATGTCTGTAAGGACAATTCATGAGGGGGTAAAAATAAAAAATATACGTGTATTAAACAGAGAGAAAGAAATAGCACAGGAATATTTAATTATAATAGGGAGGAACACAATGTTAATATCGTTAGAATGGTTAAGTCAGTATATAGATATAAATGAAAATATAATGGAGCTTGAAAATGCTTTAACTATGATAGGACAAGAGGTTGAAGCTATTGAAGAGCAAGGAAAATTTTTAGATAATGTCGTTGTAGGAAAAATAGTTGAGCTTACAAAACATCCTGATTCTGAAAAATTAACTTATTGTAAAGTTGATGTAGGAGATAAGATTTTGCCAATTATATGTGGAGCTAAAAATCATAAAAATGGGGATAAAGTTGCAGTTGCAAAAGTTGGAGCTATTTTACCTGGAGAGTTTAAGATAAAAAAAGCTAAAATAAGAGGAGTGGAATCAGAGGGGATGTTATGTTCTGAAAAAGAGCTTGGATTATCTGAATCTCATGAAGGAATAATGATATTAGAAGAAAATGCAAAAGTTGGAGAAAATTTGAAAGAGCATTTAAAAGAAAATGATATAGTTTTTGAGCTTGAAATAACACCAAATAGACCAGATTGTCTATCACATATTGGAATAGCAAGAGAATTAGGTGCATATTATGGAAGAAAAGTAAAATATCCTGAAATAAAAATAGAAGAAAATTCTGAAAAAGCATCTGATTATATTGATGTAGATATTGTAGACAGTGAAAAATGTAAAAGATATGCAGCTTGTGTTATAAAAGATGTAAAAATAGGTGAATCGCCAAACTGGTTGAAAAAAAGATTAAATGCAATTGGAATTAGAAGTATAAATAATGTAGTAGATGTTAGTAATTATATTTTAATGGAATATGGGCATCCTATACATGCTTTCGATTATGATAAAATAGAAGGGAAAAAAATAGTAGTTAGAGCTGCTAATGAAAATGAAAAAATAGTTACACTTGATAATGTAGAAAGAGAATTAGATTCGTCTATGTTAGTTATTGCAGATACTAAAAAAGCTGTTGCAATAGCAGGTGTTATGGGTGGATTAAATTCAGAAATTACAAATGAAACAAAAGATTTGCTTATAGAAATTGCTTATTTCAAACCAGAAAATATAAGAAAAACATCTAAAAAATTGGGATTAGCAAGTGATGCTTCATATAGATATGAAAGAGGAATTGATATAGAAGATACAGAAACTGTAGCTAAAAGGGCAGCACAATTAATCCAAAGTGTAGCAGGTGGAGAGATTGTACAAGGAATAGTTGATAAATATATAGAAAAACCTGAAACAAAAGAAATTATGTTAAATATAAATAAATTATCTAAATTTTTAGGAAAAGATATAGAAAAAAGCAGAATTGTAGAAATACTTAAAAATTTAGAATTAGAAGTTGAAGATTTAGGAGATGATTTAAAAGTAATTCCAACATCATTTAGAGGAGATCTGGAAAGAGCTGCAGATTTATATGAAGAAGTATTGAGAATTTATGGATTTGAGAATATACAATCTATTATGCCAACAGAAAATATTAAGCCAGGAAAAATAGATTCAAATATAGCTTTAGCTATGAAATATAAAAAATATTTAAGTGAAATAGGGCTTCAAGAAGTTATAAATTATAGCTTTATCCCTGAAGCTGGATTAAATAAAATATACAATGAAGCTGAAACTGTAAAAATTAAAAATCCTATTAATGAAGATATGGCAATACTTAGACCAACACTTGCATATAGTTTTTTAACAAATATAAAAGATAATTTAAATAGAAATATTTCGGATTTAAAAATATTTGAAGTAAGCAAACTATTTTTTAAATCTGAAGAAAAATTACCTATAGAAACATTAAAATTTGGAGTAGCATTATCTGGAAAAAATAATAAAAATTTATGGGATGCAAAGCCTAATAATTATGATTTTTATGATTTAAAAGGATATGTAGAATCATTCTTTGAGATACTAAATTTTAAAAATTATACATTAAAAAGAAGTGAATCTAAAATGTTTCATCCAGGTAGAAGTGTAGATTTATATGTAGGAAGAGATTTAATTGGAAGTTATGGAGAAATTCATATTAATGTGCTTGAGAATATGGGAATAAAAGAAAGAGTATATATAGCAGAATTTGATATTGAAAAGATAGAAAAATATTCTAAGAAAAAAACGGGATATAAAAAAATAGTTAAATATCCAGCTATTCAAAGAGATTTAGCAATTGTTGCACCAGAAGATGTTTTAGTTGGAGATTTATTAAAAGTTATAGAAAAAGGTGGAAAAATAGTAGAAAAAGTTGAGCTATTTGATGTATATAAAGGAGAACAAGTAGAAAAAGGATTTAAAAGTATTGCAATAAGTGTAACTTTTAGAAGTGAAACTGATACACTAAAAGATGAAGAAGTAGATAAAGTTTTGAAAAAGATTTTGGGAAATATAGAAAAAAGATTTAATGGTAAGTTAAGAAGTTAG
- the pheS gene encoding phenylalanine--tRNA ligase subunit alpha, with product MKEKIIELKEKAKDNIEKIANLKEFEDIKIKLMGKKGEFTQILKGMKEVSKEDRPIIGQIVNETRNFLNGKLEEKFNILKEKEKEEKLKKEVIDITLPGKKVAAGRLHPITETTEFLKEIFIEMGFDISDGPEVELDYYNFTALNIPETHPSRDLQDTFYIEDDVVLRTQTSPVQIRYMKEHKPPLRMICPGKVYRSDYDISHTPMFHQMEGLMVGENISFANLKAILEEFVIRAFGERKTRFRPHFFPFTEPSAEMDVECVVCGGKGCRVCKGSGWLEIMGCGMVDPKVLEEVGYDSTKYSGFAFGVGIERVAMLRKGIDDLRAFFENDMRFLRQFK from the coding sequence ATGAAAGAGAAAATAATCGAGTTAAAAGAAAAAGCAAAAGATAATATTGAAAAAATAGCTAATTTAAAAGAATTTGAAGATATTAAAATTAAACTAATGGGGAAAAAAGGTGAATTTACTCAAATATTAAAAGGGATGAAAGAAGTATCAAAAGAAGATAGGCCAATTATAGGTCAAATAGTAAATGAAACAAGAAATTTTTTGAATGGAAAATTAGAAGAAAAATTTAACATATTAAAAGAAAAAGAAAAAGAAGAAAAGTTAAAAAAAGAGGTTATAGACATAACATTACCTGGGAAAAAAGTTGCAGCTGGTAGATTACATCCTATAACTGAAACTACAGAATTTTTAAAAGAAATATTTATAGAAATGGGATTTGATATTTCTGATGGACCAGAAGTAGAATTAGATTATTATAATTTTACAGCATTAAATATTCCAGAAACTCATCCGTCAAGAGATTTGCAAGACACATTTTATATAGAGGATGATGTGGTACTTAGGACTCAAACATCACCTGTACAAATAAGATATATGAAAGAACATAAACCACCGCTTAGAATGATATGTCCAGGTAAAGTTTATCGTTCTGATTATGATATTTCACATACACCAATGTTTCATCAAATGGAAGGATTAATGGTTGGAGAAAATATCTCGTTTGCAAATTTAAAAGCTATATTAGAAGAGTTTGTAATTAGAGCATTTGGAGAAAGAAAAACAAGATTTAGACCACATTTTTTCCCATTTACAGAACCATCAGCAGAGATGGATGTAGAATGTGTAGTTTGTGGCGGAAAAGGTTGCAGAGTATGTAAAGGAAGTGGATGGTTAGAAATAATGGGGTGTGGAATGGTAGACCCGAAAGTATTAGAAGAAGTAGGATATGATTCGACAAAATATAGTGGATTTGCTTTTGGAGTAGGAATAGAAAGAGTGGCAATGCTTAGAAAAGGAATAGATGATTTGAGAGCATTTTTCGAAAATGATATGAGATTTTTGAGACAATTTAAATAG
- a CDS encoding Rpn family recombination-promoting nuclease/putative transposase, with amino-acid sequence MGKLVNPHDKYVKEILTKKDNAKSFLENYLGKDIYELINLEELEIEKDSYVTEELQEYFTDLLYKVKISGEESYIYFLFEHKSYPDKLIMLQLLEYMLKIWKSKMKQKEKLPIILPLVIYHGKKVWNIEEKFSDMLKLKDDKLKKYIPDFQYMLYDLSKYKDSEIVGVSELKAMMKLLKYIYSSDLLIELPTILKLLSNSNIDAIKSITIYLLNTTEIDDKKLIELIKENVSEEGGKIAMTTAERLVEKRIEKSKNIWLYKGREEGKKEGRTEGKKEGMIEGIELALDIKFGKSGLKLMKNITQIENIEKLEKVKNAIRKEDKLENIEKLIKNIEK; translated from the coding sequence ATGGGGAAATTAGTAAATCCACATGATAAGTATGTAAAAGAGATATTGACAAAAAAAGATAATGCTAAGAGTTTTTTAGAAAATTATTTAGGGAAGGACATATATGAGCTTATAAATTTGGAGGAATTGGAAATAGAGAAGGATAGTTATGTAACAGAAGAACTTCAAGAATATTTTACAGATTTATTATATAAAGTAAAAATATCAGGAGAAGAAAGTTATATTTACTTTTTATTTGAGCATAAAAGTTATCCCGATAAACTTATAATGTTACAATTATTAGAATATATGTTGAAAATTTGGAAAAGTAAAATGAAACAGAAAGAGAAATTACCAATAATATTACCGTTGGTAATATATCATGGGAAAAAAGTTTGGAATATAGAAGAAAAATTTTCTGATATGTTAAAGTTAAAAGATGATAAATTAAAAAAATATATACCTGATTTTCAATATATGCTATATGATTTAAGTAAATATAAAGACAGTGAGATAGTTGGGGTTTCAGAATTAAAAGCTATGATGAAATTATTGAAGTATATTTATAGTAGTGATTTATTAATTGAGTTACCAACTATATTGAAATTATTGTCGAATTCAAATATAGATGCAATAAAGAGTATAACAATATATTTATTAAATACTACGGAAATAGATGATAAGAAATTAATAGAATTAATTAAAGAAAATGTGTCAGAAGAGGGAGGTAAGATTGCCATGACGACAGCAGAAAGATTAGTAGAAAAAAGAATAGAGAAGTCAAAAAACATATGGTTATATAAAGGAAGAGAAGAAGGGAAAAAAGAAGGAAGAACAGAAGGGAAAAAAGAAGGAATGATAGAAGGAATAGAATTAGCATTAGATATAAAATTTGGAAAATCTGGATTAAAATTAATGAAAAATATAACTCAAATAGAAAATATAGAAAAATTAGAAAAAGTAAAAAATGCAATAAGAAAAGAGGATAAATTGGAAAATATAGAAAAGTTAATCAAGAATATAGAAAAATAA
- a CDS encoding SIMPL domain-containing protein (The SIMPL domain is named for its presence in mouse protein SIMPL (signalling molecule that associates with mouse pelle-like kinase). Bacterial member BP26, from Brucella, was shown to assemble into a channel-like structure, while YggE from E. coli has been associated with resistance to oxidative stress.) has protein sequence MNKIYLIISATVLSLALIVSSYIFGKFLYESRQPLRTLRAVGIASTQYEADTIKWSITLEERSDINGVKKLYSKLNAGYKKLEKALKSNGLNEKITVTPMNMYPNYNRDGVISGYVASQKFYIISKDIDKVESLALFPDKLTETGILIKNSNLGYYYSKIDDMKKEILAKATINARERGDEIISNTDYKVGDIINARTGVFQITEPYSTAIASYGLYNTSSRKQEIKVTVHVTFELDKMKK, from the coding sequence ATGAATAAAATTTATTTGATAATATCAGCAACTGTTTTAAGTTTGGCTTTAATAGTGTCGTCTTATATATTTGGAAAGTTTCTTTATGAGAGCAGGCAACCATTAAGAACATTAAGAGCAGTAGGAATCGCATCTACACAATATGAGGCAGATACTATAAAATGGAGTATAACACTAGAAGAGAGAAGCGATATAAATGGTGTGAAAAAACTGTATTCAAAATTAAATGCTGGATATAAAAAATTGGAAAAAGCTTTAAAAAGCAATGGGTTAAATGAAAAAATTACAGTAACTCCAATGAATATGTATCCTAATTATAATAGAGATGGAGTAATATCAGGGTATGTTGCAAGTCAAAAATTTTATATTATCTCAAAAGATATTGATAAAGTTGAGAGTTTAGCACTGTTTCCTGACAAACTTACAGAAACTGGAATATTAATTAAAAATTCAAATTTAGGATATTATTATTCTAAAATAGATGATATGAAAAAAGAAATTTTGGCAAAAGCAACAATAAATGCAAGAGAAAGAGGAGATGAAATTATATCAAATACTGATTATAAAGTTGGAGATATAATAAATGCAAGAACAGGAGTATTTCAAATAACAGAACCTTATTCCACAGCAATAGCAAGTTATGGATTATATAATACATCTAGCAGAAAACAGGAGATAAAAGTAACTGTGCATGTTACTTTTGAATTGGATAAGATGAAAAAGTAA